A part of bacterium genomic DNA contains:
- a CDS encoding hotdog fold domain-containing protein, with product MTGFPGITHGGLLYTALDCMGAWVPKMLRPGSQALWLLRTATLTYHKPAFPERDIQLLGWIESEGSAKEAMTVHVEARDESGVLLADGAFKVIPVPLDKFQKITGIASIPENWQDFFKL from the coding sequence ATGACCGGATTTCCGGGGATCACTCACGGCGGACTGCTCTATACAGCTCTGGATTGCATGGGAGCCTGGGTGCCGAAGATGCTGCGGCCGGGGAGCCAGGCGCTGTGGCTGCTTCGCACCGCCACCTTGACTTATCACAAGCCGGCCTTTCCCGAGCGGGACATCCAGCTGCTGGGATGGATCGAGAGCGAGGGTTCCGCCAAAGAAGCCATGACGGTTCACGTCGAGGCCCGCGACGAGAGCGGCGTCCTGCTGGCCGACGGGGCTTTCAAGGTAATCCCGGTTCCGCTCGATAAATTCCAAAAGATCACCGGTATCGCCTCAATCCCGGAAAACTGGCAGGACTTCTTCAAGCTCTAA
- a CDS encoding inorganic pyrophosphatase, whose product MSQRRSNPISLFRPHPWHGLEPGSAATGILNAYIEITPFDLVKYEVDKNTGYLHVDRPQRSSSQPPTLYGFVPRTYCGERTRRLAPKSKRGDGDPLDICVLSEREISRAEILLRARVVGGLQMVDHGEADDKIVAVLEGDYLWGRAREIRDLPPVLIERLQHYFLTYKLVPGQPAKTRIERVYGRSHALKVVRAAMADYREKFEKGI is encoded by the coding sequence ATGTCTCAGCGTCGTTCCAATCCCATCAGCCTCTTTCGCCCTCATCCCTGGCACGGCCTGGAACCCGGTTCCGCCGCCACCGGCATCCTCAACGCCTATATCGAGATCACGCCCTTCGACTTGGTGAAATACGAAGTCGACAAAAACACCGGCTATCTCCACGTCGACCGGCCCCAGCGCAGCAGCTCCCAGCCGCCGACGCTCTACGGTTTCGTGCCCCGCACTTACTGCGGCGAAAGGACCCGGAGGCTGGCGCCGAAGTCGAAGCGGGGCGACGGCGATCCGCTGGATATTTGCGTGCTGAGCGAGCGCGAAATCAGCCGGGCCGAGATCCTGCTGCGGGCCCGGGTCGTCGGCGGCTTGCAGATGGTGGATCACGGCGAGGCCGACGACAAGATTGTCGCGGTTTTGGAAGGCGATTACCTTTGGGGCCGGGCCCGGGAGATTCGCGATCTGCCGCCGGTCCTGATCGAGCGCTTGCAGCATTATTTCCTGACCTACAAGCTGGTTCCGGGCCAGCCGGCCAAGACCCGCATCGAACGGGTCTACGGGCGCTCCCACGCCCTCAAGGTCGTCCGGGCGGCGATGGCCGATTACCGCGAAAAATTCGAAAAGGGAATCTAG